In the genome of Egicoccus sp. AB-alg2, one region contains:
- the nuoK gene encoding NADH-quinone oxidoreductase subunit NuoK, with amino-acid sequence MEIGYYFALSALLFCVGLVGVLVRRNAIVLFMCIELMLNAVNLTLAAAARMWGGPDGQVFVFFVIVVAAAEVVVGLALIVNLFFRRGTVDVDVPQLLRY; translated from the coding sequence GTGGAGATCGGCTACTACTTCGCCCTGTCGGCGCTGCTGTTCTGCGTCGGACTCGTGGGCGTGCTCGTGCGGCGCAACGCCATCGTGCTGTTCATGTGCATCGAGCTCATGCTCAACGCCGTCAACCTGACCCTGGCCGCGGCCGCCCGCATGTGGGGTGGCCCGGACGGGCAGGTGTTCGTCTTCTTCGTCATCGTCGTCGCCGCCGCGGAGGTGGTGGTCGGTCTCGCGCTGATCGTGAACCTCTTCTTCCGCCGCGGCACGGTCGACGTCGACGTCCCCCAGCTGTTGAGGTACTGA
- a CDS encoding NADH-quinone oxidoreductase subunit J, producing the protein MSLLAQAADGAAAGGSTAEVVLFWIFAVIALGAAIGVVTMRNIVHGALMLVVNLLAVAGLYLSLESPFLSIIQVLVYAGAIMVLFLFVIMLLGVDRDDLLLATDLRSRVLAVAGGALLAGALLFGFVGPYTGDASICPPEGGTAAAGVGATGDGVPCVGLAGAKDEGDEAGVAFLGRQMFTRYTLPFELSALLLTVATIGAVLMARRRDLAPDDIEVAADAQRPGPVSDADVLAAGDQIDTGEEGVDVHAGELQREQDVHGEQEASGTPRLRDDREG; encoded by the coding sequence ATGTCCCTGCTCGCCCAGGCCGCCGACGGCGCGGCCGCTGGAGGCAGTACGGCCGAGGTCGTGCTGTTCTGGATCTTCGCGGTGATCGCGCTGGGGGCGGCCATCGGCGTCGTGACGATGCGCAACATCGTCCATGGCGCCCTGATGCTGGTCGTCAACCTGCTGGCGGTCGCGGGGCTCTACCTGAGCCTGGAGTCGCCGTTCCTGTCGATCATCCAGGTCCTGGTCTACGCCGGCGCCATCATGGTGCTGTTCCTGTTCGTGATCATGCTGCTGGGTGTCGACCGCGACGACCTGCTGCTGGCCACGGACCTGCGGTCCCGGGTGCTGGCCGTGGCCGGTGGGGCGCTGCTCGCCGGCGCGCTGCTGTTCGGCTTCGTCGGTCCCTACACCGGTGACGCGTCGATCTGCCCGCCCGAGGGCGGGACCGCGGCCGCCGGGGTCGGTGCCACCGGCGACGGGGTGCCGTGCGTCGGCCTGGCCGGGGCGAAGGACGAGGGCGACGAGGCCGGCGTGGCCTTCCTCGGCCGCCAGATGTTCACCCGCTACACGCTGCCGTTCGAGCTGTCGGCCCTGCTGCTGACGGTCGCGACGATCGGCGCCGTGCTGATGGCCCGCCGCCGCGACCTCGCACCCGACGACATCGAGGTGGCCGCGGACGCACAGCGTCCGGGCCCCGTCTCCGACGCCGACGTGCTGGCCGCGGGCGACCAGATCGACACCGGCGAGGAAGGTGTCGACGTGCACGCTGGCGAGCTGCAGCGCGAGCAGGACGTCCACGGCGAGCAGGAAGCGTCGGGCACCCCACGCCTGCGCGACGACCGGGAGGGCTGA
- a CDS encoding NADH-quinone oxidoreductase subunit H, protein MIETSQDLPLWAHLIRVLAVFLFFLVGTALLTWGERRILGRMQSRLGPNRVGPLGIGQFLVDAIKMLFKEDVTPGMVNRPLFRLAPLIGVVAALTSVAVIPISQPLEIGGYTFPLQVADLGVGVLWVLAIGSIHVYGLFLAGWSSTSPYPLIGGVRSSAQMISYEIAQGLAVASVFIYAGSLRVSDIVNAQAGDGLIPGMPGWFVVPLFPAFVVFMVGMVAEAGRTPFDLAEAEGELVGGFVTEYSSMRFGLFMIAEFMGAITQSAIMVTLFFGGPSGPTFGLEGTAAGLLGFVWFSLKTLFFVFFFILLRGALPRYRYDRLMALGWKVLIPIALLWTMVTAVFVLLAEQGGVAPQVRIALGAGAVAIIAVLLLVRPKEEDERPPSDRSRDVSTPESPTTPTASSTTGRNG, encoded by the coding sequence ATGATCGAGACCTCGCAGGACCTGCCGCTGTGGGCACACCTCATCCGGGTGCTCGCGGTCTTCCTGTTCTTCCTGGTCGGCACCGCGCTGCTGACGTGGGGTGAGCGCCGCATCCTCGGTCGGATGCAGTCACGGCTCGGGCCGAACCGCGTCGGCCCGCTGGGGATCGGCCAGTTCCTGGTCGACGCCATCAAGATGCTGTTCAAGGAGGACGTCACCCCGGGCATGGTGAACCGGCCGCTGTTCCGGCTCGCCCCGCTGATCGGTGTGGTGGCGGCCCTGACGTCGGTGGCGGTGATCCCGATCAGCCAGCCGCTGGAGATCGGCGGCTACACGTTCCCGCTGCAGGTCGCCGACCTGGGTGTGGGCGTGCTGTGGGTGCTGGCGATCGGCTCGATCCACGTCTACGGGCTGTTCCTGGCCGGCTGGTCCTCGACCTCGCCCTACCCGCTGATCGGTGGCGTGCGCTCGAGCGCCCAGATGATCAGCTACGAGATCGCCCAGGGCCTCGCGGTCGCCAGCGTCTTCATCTACGCCGGCTCGCTGCGGGTCAGCGACATCGTCAACGCCCAGGCGGGCGACGGGTTGATCCCCGGCATGCCCGGTTGGTTCGTGGTGCCGCTGTTCCCGGCCTTCGTGGTGTTCATGGTCGGGATGGTCGCCGAGGCCGGGCGCACGCCCTTCGACCTCGCCGAGGCCGAGGGCGAGCTGGTCGGCGGGTTCGTCACCGAGTACTCCTCGATGCGCTTCGGGCTGTTCATGATCGCGGAGTTCATGGGCGCGATCACCCAGTCCGCGATCATGGTCACGCTGTTCTTCGGTGGCCCGAGCGGCCCGACCTTCGGGCTGGAGGGCACCGCGGCCGGCCTGCTCGGCTTCGTCTGGTTCTCGCTGAAGACGCTGTTCTTCGTGTTCTTCTTCATCCTGCTGCGCGGCGCGCTGCCGCGGTACCGCTACGACCGGCTCATGGCGCTCGGGTGGAAGGTGCTCATCCCGATCGCGCTGCTGTGGACCATGGTCACGGCGGTGTTCGTGCTGCTGGCCGAGCAGGGCGGGGTCGCCCCGCAGGTCCGCATCGCGCTCGGCGCCGGCGCCGTGGCCATCATCGCGGTGCTGCTGCTCGTCCGTCCCAAGGAGGAGGACGAGCGCCCGCCGTCGGACCGTTCGCGCGACGTGTCGACGCCCGAGTCGCCGACCACCCCCACCGCGTCCTCGACCACCGGGAGGAACGGCTGA
- a CDS encoding NADH-quinone oxidoreductase subunit G has protein sequence MSASENQDLVTLTIDGQEVSVPKGTLIIRAAEQLGTIVPRFCDHPLLDPVGACRQCVVEVEGQRKPVMSCTMPVASDMVVKTHLTSDMAKKAQEGTLEFLLINHPLDCPMCDKGGECPLQDQALTHGANVSRFVDQKRRYQKPVAVSPQILLDRERCVLCARCTRFSEQVSGDPFIELFERGALEQVAIYEDEPYESYFSGNVIQICPVGALTSADYRFKARPFDVVTTPSVCDHCSAGCTLTVQSRRGVIQRQLARTNMAVNESWNCDKGRFGYAHLTSDLRITEPKLRGADGLEKASWSDVLLRVTGAIQEARDAGPGRVAVVTGSRLADEDAYAVSKYVRTVLHSDDLDHRTRFAAPDEAEELTALIGADTAQYRDVEDAPVIVVAGLDPEEEVPILHLRIRKAWRAHKARIVVVGPHLGSLADLAWRRVATAPGEEAAALRDLLDGVGGATAGAGTQDVVDALRSDGAPVVLVGERAGGGSLTAGAALAAAVGGKAAYAPRRANARGSLEAGLAAGILPGGRRLDDAADRAELEQLWGTPLPAERGRDLHQLLTDAAAGKIDVLHLIGVDLARDCASPELAKQALAKVKLVVAQDLAATETVSQYADVVLPAAGTQERFGSYTNWEGRTQRFAKVVDGPALVQEDWEIVVQLAALLGEDLGFSDLDQLRNELATLGKRPQPHPFPDASAFTAAETGPVGAAAPEGEAGAAAPEGGQRASAASEIGDPSAGAGDPSELRLVVRPLLLDRGSMLTGASDLLATARTPVVDLNVADAQRLGIADGDEVELSGAGHTLRLVARVGTDVVPGAAVVPANSTDDPAAVLLGTDGTGPVTVSALEPAGDVA, from the coding sequence ATGAGTGCTTCCGAGAACCAGGACCTGGTCACCCTGACGATCGACGGCCAGGAGGTGAGCGTGCCCAAGGGCACGCTCATCATCCGCGCCGCCGAGCAGTTGGGCACGATCGTCCCGCGCTTCTGCGACCACCCGCTGCTCGACCCGGTCGGTGCCTGCCGCCAGTGCGTCGTCGAGGTCGAGGGTCAGCGCAAGCCCGTCATGTCGTGCACCATGCCGGTCGCCTCCGACATGGTGGTCAAGACCCACCTGACGTCGGACATGGCGAAGAAGGCGCAGGAGGGCACCCTCGAGTTCCTGCTGATCAACCACCCGCTCGACTGCCCGATGTGCGACAAGGGCGGCGAGTGCCCGCTGCAGGACCAGGCGCTCACCCACGGCGCCAACGTGTCGAGGTTCGTCGACCAGAAGCGCCGCTACCAGAAGCCCGTCGCGGTCAGTCCGCAGATCCTGCTCGACCGCGAACGCTGCGTGCTGTGTGCCCGCTGCACCCGCTTCTCCGAGCAGGTGTCGGGCGACCCGTTCATCGAGTTGTTCGAGCGCGGCGCGCTGGAGCAGGTCGCGATCTACGAGGACGAGCCCTACGAGAGCTACTTCTCCGGCAACGTCATCCAGATCTGCCCCGTCGGTGCGCTCACCTCGGCGGACTACCGTTTCAAGGCGCGCCCGTTCGACGTGGTCACTACGCCGTCGGTCTGCGACCACTGCTCGGCCGGCTGCACGCTGACGGTGCAGTCGCGCCGCGGCGTCATCCAGCGCCAGCTCGCGCGTACCAACATGGCGGTCAACGAGTCCTGGAACTGCGACAAGGGCCGGTTCGGCTACGCGCACCTGACCAGCGACCTGCGGATCACCGAGCCGAAGCTGCGCGGTGCCGACGGGCTGGAGAAGGCGTCGTGGTCGGACGTGCTGCTGCGCGTGACCGGCGCCATCCAGGAGGCCCGTGACGCTGGTCCGGGCCGGGTCGCCGTCGTGACGGGCTCGCGCCTGGCCGACGAGGACGCGTACGCGGTGTCGAAGTACGTGCGCACCGTCCTGCACAGCGACGACCTCGACCACCGCACCCGGTTCGCCGCGCCGGACGAGGCCGAGGAGCTGACCGCGCTGATCGGGGCCGACACGGCGCAGTACCGCGACGTCGAGGACGCTCCCGTCATCGTCGTCGCCGGCCTCGACCCCGAGGAGGAGGTCCCGATCCTCCACCTGCGCATCCGCAAGGCGTGGCGTGCCCACAAGGCCCGCATCGTGGTCGTCGGGCCGCACCTCGGCTCGCTGGCCGACCTCGCCTGGCGCCGCGTCGCGACCGCGCCCGGCGAGGAGGCCGCCGCCCTCCGCGACCTCCTCGACGGTGTCGGGGGTGCCACGGCGGGCGCGGGCACGCAGGACGTCGTCGACGCGCTTCGCAGCGACGGGGCGCCGGTCGTGCTGGTGGGCGAGCGGGCCGGTGGCGGCTCGCTGACCGCCGGTGCCGCGCTGGCAGCGGCCGTCGGCGGCAAGGCCGCCTACGCGCCTCGCCGTGCCAACGCCCGCGGCTCGCTGGAGGCGGGTCTGGCCGCCGGGATCCTGCCGGGTGGCCGGCGTCTGGACGACGCGGCCGACCGCGCCGAGCTCGAGCAGCTGTGGGGGACCCCACTGCCCGCCGAGCGTGGCCGCGACCTGCACCAGCTGCTCACCGACGCGGCGGCCGGAAAGATCGACGTGCTGCACCTCATCGGCGTCGACCTGGCCCGCGACTGTGCCTCGCCCGAGCTGGCGAAGCAGGCCCTGGCCAAGGTGAAGCTGGTCGTGGCGCAGGACCTGGCCGCGACCGAGACCGTCAGCCAGTACGCCGACGTCGTGCTGCCTGCCGCCGGGACGCAGGAGCGCTTCGGCAGCTACACGAACTGGGAGGGCCGCACCCAGCGGTTCGCCAAGGTCGTCGACGGCCCGGCCCTGGTCCAGGAGGACTGGGAGATCGTGGTCCAGCTCGCCGCGCTGCTCGGCGAGGACCTGGGCTTCAGCGACCTGGACCAACTGCGCAACGAGCTGGCCACCCTCGGCAAGCGCCCCCAGCCCCACCCCTTCCCCGACGCCAGCGCCTTCACGGCCGCGGAGACCGGACCCGTTGGTGCCGCCGCGCCCGAGGGGGAGGCCGGTGCCGCAGCGCCCGAGGGGGGGCAACGAGCGAGCGCAGCGAGCGAGATTGGGGACCCGTCGGCAGGAGCAGGGGACCCGTCAGAATTGCGCCTCGTCGTGCGTCCCTTGCTGTTGGATCGTGGCAGCATGCTGACGGGGGCGAGCGACCTGCTCGCGACGGCCCGTACGCCCGTCGTGGACCTCAACGTCGCGGATGCGCAGCGTCTGGGCATCGCGGACGGTGACGAGGTCGAGCTGTCGGGTGCGGGTCACACGCTGCGGCTGGTCGCCCGCGTCGGCACCGACGTCGTGCCCGGGGCCGCCGTCGTGCCCGCCAACTCCACCGACGATCCCGCCGCCGTGCTGCTCGGCACGGACGGGACGGGACCGGTGACCGTGTCCGCCCTCGAGCCCGCCGGGGACGTCGCATGA
- the nuoF gene encoding NADH-quinone oxidoreductase subunit NuoF codes for MGTTGPCVALTERYGIEGADDIEVYEQHGGYVGLRKALEMQPSEIIDVVKQAGVRGRGGAGFPTGMKWSFVAQDTGKPVYIVCNADEGEPGTFKDREIMERDPHQLVEGMVVGGLALNSVQGYIYLRGEFAYAGRQLAKAIRQAYEKGYLGADVMGSGKRFDLTLHRGAGAYICGEETALLDSLEGRRGQPRLRPPFPATHGLYGCPTTVNNVESISSVPFILRHGVDWYRQWGTEKSPGPKLMCISGELNEPGNYEFALGTPVSEMIEACGGMLEGRELKFFCPGGSSTPMLPASKADVPYTYEDIMEAGSMLGTGALMIYSEQTCVVDTVLRFTEFYEHESCGKCTPCREGGYWLSQVLRRIETGSGRMEDLDLLQDICDNILGRSFCALGDGMTSSITSGLQYFRDEFEAHVREARCPLGVTEPRRDIAVLDARGGVGYAPETGAAEIPAMPARSTAATTGATDKTVAGQA; via the coding sequence ATGGGCACCACCGGACCCTGCGTCGCCCTGACCGAGCGCTACGGCATCGAGGGCGCCGACGACATCGAGGTGTACGAGCAGCACGGCGGCTACGTCGGCCTGCGCAAGGCGCTGGAGATGCAGCCCTCGGAGATCATCGACGTCGTCAAGCAGGCCGGTGTCCGCGGCCGTGGCGGCGCCGGTTTCCCGACCGGCATGAAGTGGTCCTTCGTCGCCCAGGACACGGGCAAGCCGGTCTACATCGTCTGCAACGCCGACGAGGGCGAGCCGGGCACGTTCAAGGACCGCGAGATCATGGAGCGTGACCCGCACCAGCTCGTCGAGGGCATGGTGGTCGGCGGCCTGGCGCTCAACTCCGTGCAGGGCTACATCTACCTGCGCGGCGAGTTCGCCTACGCCGGCCGCCAGCTGGCCAAGGCGATCCGCCAGGCCTACGAGAAGGGCTACCTCGGCGCGGACGTGATGGGTTCGGGCAAGCGCTTCGACCTCACGCTGCACCGCGGTGCCGGCGCCTACATCTGCGGCGAGGAGACCGCGCTGCTCGACTCGCTCGAGGGCCGTCGCGGCCAGCCGCGGCTGCGTCCGCCGTTCCCGGCGACCCACGGGCTGTACGGCTGCCCGACGACGGTGAACAACGTCGAGTCGATCTCCTCGGTGCCGTTCATCCTGCGCCACGGCGTGGACTGGTACCGCCAGTGGGGGACGGAGAAGAGCCCCGGGCCGAAGCTGATGTGCATCTCCGGCGAGCTGAACGAGCCGGGCAACTACGAGTTCGCGCTCGGCACGCCGGTGTCGGAGATGATCGAGGCCTGCGGCGGGATGCTCGAAGGTCGCGAGCTGAAGTTCTTCTGCCCCGGTGGCTCCTCGACGCCGATGCTGCCGGCGTCCAAGGCCGACGTGCCCTACACCTACGAGGACATCATGGAGGCCGGGTCCATGCTGGGCACCGGCGCCCTGATGATCTACTCCGAGCAGACCTGTGTGGTCGACACGGTCCTGCGGTTCACCGAGTTCTACGAGCACGAGTCCTGCGGCAAGTGCACGCCCTGCCGCGAGGGTGGCTACTGGTTGTCGCAGGTGCTGCGGCGCATCGAGACCGGCAGCGGCCGCATGGAGGACCTCGACCTGCTGCAGGACATCTGCGACAACATCCTCGGCCGCAGCTTCTGCGCGCTCGGTGACGGCATGACCTCGTCGATCACCTCGGGGCTGCAGTACTTCCGCGACGAGTTCGAGGCGCACGTCCGCGAGGCCCGCTGCCCGCTGGGCGTCACCGAGCCGCGTCGCGACATCGCCGTACTCGACGCCCGCGGCGGGGTCGGCTACGCCCCAGAGACCGGTGCGGCCGAGATCCCCGCGATGCCGGCGCGCAGCACGGCCGCCACGACCGGCGCGACGGACAAGACCGTCGCCGGACAGGCTTGA
- a CDS encoding NAD(P)H-dependent oxidoreductase subunit E, with protein MPISETTREEARALAMRYPVARSALLPMLHLVQSDEGFVSEDGIALCSQVLGLTKAEVGAVATFYTMFKRQPVGDYLLSVCTNPTCKIAGAQDIYEAYVERCGGAHHTDEGAGVTVEHAECLGICDAAPVVQINYEMYGPVSHEQAMELFDKAKAGDPPVSNWSNEVPDRFRGVERQLSGIEDGTDAYLVEAARLQATAEVPPAYRTGETDLPVTHPGGDPFGHGGQAFRNQAKLGGEPTGRPEDHAAEMDPTTASKIEDLAEQQTGAASELAEQVLSPTPDTPSAQEQPSVSAAGGSSKPAEAERDRAAAGSEQEPSDSMAGEKGAETPADPPTDRAPDSEPGVEGGQPTGQGDRDLRSYGGERRTDDDTREEG; from the coding sequence GTGCCCATCTCCGAGACCACGCGCGAGGAAGCGCGAGCGTTGGCCATGCGCTACCCCGTCGCGCGCTCCGCCCTGCTGCCGATGCTGCACCTGGTCCAGTCCGACGAGGGCTTCGTCAGCGAGGACGGCATCGCCCTGTGCTCGCAGGTCCTCGGCCTGACGAAGGCCGAGGTCGGGGCCGTGGCGACGTTCTACACCATGTTCAAGCGCCAGCCGGTGGGTGACTACCTGCTGAGCGTCTGCACCAACCCGACCTGCAAGATCGCGGGTGCCCAGGACATCTACGAGGCCTACGTCGAGCGCTGCGGCGGTGCGCACCACACCGACGAGGGGGCCGGCGTCACGGTCGAGCACGCGGAGTGCCTCGGCATCTGCGACGCGGCCCCGGTCGTGCAGATCAACTACGAGATGTACGGCCCAGTCAGCCACGAGCAGGCGATGGAACTGTTCGACAAGGCCAAGGCCGGGGACCCGCCGGTGTCCAACTGGTCCAACGAGGTGCCGGACAGGTTCCGGGGTGTCGAGCGCCAGCTGTCGGGCATCGAGGACGGCACCGACGCCTACCTGGTCGAGGCGGCGCGCCTGCAGGCCACCGCCGAGGTGCCGCCGGCCTACCGGACCGGCGAGACCGACCTGCCCGTCACGCACCCGGGCGGCGACCCGTTCGGGCACGGCGGCCAGGCGTTCCGCAACCAGGCCAAGCTCGGCGGCGAGCCGACCGGGCGGCCCGAGGACCACGCCGCCGAGATGGACCCGACCACCGCCTCGAAGATCGAGGACCTCGCCGAGCAGCAGACCGGGGCGGCCAGCGAGCTCGCCGAGCAGGTGCTCTCGCCGACACCCGACACGCCCTCCGCCCAGGAGCAGCCGTCGGTCAGCGCGGCGGGCGGTTCGTCCAAGCCCGCCGAGGCCGAGCGCGACCGCGCCGCGGCCGGCTCCGAGCAGGAACCCAGCGACTCGATGGCGGGCGAGAAGGGGGCGGAGACGCCCGCGGACCCGCCGACGGACCGTGCCCCCGACAGCGAGCCCGGCGTCGAGGGCGGCCAGCCCACCGGGCAGGGTGACCGCGACCTGCGCTCCTACGGGGGCGAGCGGCGGACCGACGACGACACGCGAGAGGAGGGCTGA
- a CDS encoding NADH-quinone oxidoreductase subunit D, translating into MPAAGTRVDDPNELFVEGADWETVVDAIEDDTLTVNMGPQHPSTHGVLRLVLELDGETVLRVAPIIGYLHTGIEKNAEYRTWVQGSTFVTRMDYVAPLFNEWVYCMGVEKLLDVQVPERADAVRVILSEFNRISSHLVWLATGGMELGATTVMTNGFGAREHILDLFESQSGLRMNHAYFRPGGLAQDVTEDFVERCESLLEYLPGKIGELEDLLTRNPIFNDRLRGIGVLTAEDALAFGVTGPLLRAAGVPHDLRKASPYAGYDQYDFEVPTETAGDSFARYLVRVEEMRQSLRIIRQALDTLPGGEVMVADKKIRWPSQQALGPDGIGNDPEYIRHIMGESMESLINHFKLVTQGFTVPAGQVYTTVESPRGELGCALTSNGTNKPYRVHLRDPSFVGLQAMDDMSRGHAISDVIVVVASLDPIMGGVDR; encoded by the coding sequence ATGCCGGCCGCGGGCACCCGCGTCGACGACCCCAACGAGCTGTTCGTCGAGGGGGCGGACTGGGAGACCGTCGTCGACGCGATCGAGGACGACACCCTCACCGTCAACATGGGGCCGCAGCACCCGTCGACGCACGGCGTGCTGCGCCTCGTGCTGGAACTCGACGGCGAGACCGTCCTGCGGGTCGCGCCCATCATCGGCTACCTGCACACCGGCATCGAGAAGAACGCGGAGTACCGCACCTGGGTGCAGGGCTCGACGTTCGTGACGCGCATGGACTACGTCGCCCCGCTCTTCAACGAGTGGGTCTACTGCATGGGCGTGGAGAAGCTCCTCGACGTCCAGGTGCCCGAGCGTGCCGACGCCGTGCGCGTGATCCTGTCCGAGTTCAACCGCATCTCCAGCCACCTCGTCTGGCTGGCGACCGGCGGGATGGAGCTCGGCGCCACGACCGTCATGACCAACGGGTTCGGCGCCCGCGAGCACATCCTCGACCTGTTCGAGTCGCAGTCCGGGCTGCGGATGAACCACGCCTACTTCCGCCCCGGCGGGCTCGCCCAGGACGTGACCGAGGACTTCGTCGAGCGCTGCGAGTCGTTGCTCGAGTACCTGCCGGGCAAGATCGGTGAGCTCGAGGACCTGCTAACCCGCAACCCGATCTTCAACGACCGGCTGCGCGGCATCGGCGTCCTCACCGCCGAGGACGCCCTGGCGTTCGGGGTGACCGGGCCCCTGCTGCGCGCCGCCGGCGTGCCGCACGACCTGCGCAAGGCCTCGCCCTACGCCGGCTACGACCAGTACGACTTCGAGGTCCCGACGGAGACCGCAGGCGACTCGTTCGCCCGCTACCTGGTCCGCGTCGAGGAGATGCGTCAGTCGCTGCGGATCATCCGTCAGGCGCTGGACACGCTGCCCGGCGGCGAGGTCATGGTCGCCGACAAGAAGATCCGCTGGCCCTCCCAGCAGGCGCTCGGGCCCGACGGCATCGGCAACGACCCGGAGTACATCCGCCACATCATGGGCGAGTCGATGGAGTCGTTGATCAACCACTTCAAGCTCGTCACCCAGGGCTTCACCGTGCCCGCCGGCCAGGTCTACACGACCGTGGAGTCGCCGCGTGGCGAGCTCGGCTGCGCGTTGACCTCCAACGGCACGAACAAGCCCTACCGCGTCCACCTGCGCGACCCGTCCTTCGTGGGCCTCCAAGCGATGGACGACATGAGCCGCGGCCACGCGATCTCCGACGTGATCGTGGTCGTCGCCAGCCTCGACCCGATCATGGGTGGCGTCGACCGGTAA
- a CDS encoding NADH-quinone oxidoreductase subunit C — MSGSTAYDPDGMPGPEMTGRLGTTLPAPGHGTAGASLTNDQLRERVLARFPGLRVDEHRGELTIFVEPDQLVEVMTFCRDDEELACELLSDLSGVHWPAGDHVIERQISTTGWPEYRVSREQGVIEVDYVLRSVRRNHWLRLSVGTPDDAARLPSVTSIYPTANFHEREVYDMFGVEFTGHPNLIRILMPDDWLGHPQRKDYPLGGVEIDYENDKFIPPPHERNLREVVE; from the coding sequence ATGAGCGGCAGCACCGCCTACGACCCCGACGGCATGCCCGGCCCGGAGATGACCGGCCGGCTGGGCACGACGCTGCCGGCGCCCGGTCACGGCACCGCTGGTGCGTCGCTCACCAACGACCAGCTCCGCGAGCGGGTGCTCGCCCGCTTCCCCGGACTGCGCGTCGACGAGCACCGCGGCGAGCTCACGATCTTCGTCGAGCCGGACCAGCTCGTCGAGGTGATGACCTTCTGCCGCGACGACGAGGAACTCGCCTGCGAGCTGCTGTCGGACCTCTCCGGCGTGCACTGGCCCGCCGGTGACCACGTCATCGAGCGCCAGATCTCGACCACGGGCTGGCCCGAGTACCGCGTGTCGCGCGAGCAGGGCGTCATCGAGGTCGACTACGTCCTGCGCTCGGTGCGCCGCAACCACTGGCTGCGCCTCTCGGTCGGCACCCCCGACGACGCCGCCCGCCTGCCGTCGGTCACCTCGATCTACCCGACCGCGAACTTCCACGAGCGCGAGGTCTACGACATGTTCGGGGTGGAGTTCACCGGCCACCCGAACCTGATCCGCATCCTCATGCCCGACGACTGGCTCGGACACCCCCAGCGCAAGGACTACCCGCTGGGCGGCGTCGAGATCGACTACGAGAACGACAAGTTCATCCCGCCGCCGCACGAGCGCAACCTCCGCGAGGTGGTCGAATGA
- a CDS encoding NADH-quinone oxidoreductase subunit B family protein — protein sequence MGLESKLPNGVLLTNLEKFVNYGRSTSMWPATFGLACCAIEMMSAGGPRHDMARFGMEVFRASPRQADLMIVAGRLSNKMAPVLRRIYDQMSDPKWVISMGVCATSGGMFNNYALVQGVDHVVPVDMYVPGCPPRPEMLMDGILKLHAKVRGEEFADKAARS from the coding sequence ATGGGACTAGAGAGCAAGCTCCCCAACGGCGTCCTGCTGACGAACCTGGAGAAGTTCGTCAACTACGGCCGCTCGACCTCGATGTGGCCGGCCACCTTCGGGCTGGCCTGCTGCGCGATCGAGATGATGAGCGCCGGCGGGCCCCGCCACGACATGGCGCGCTTCGGCATGGAGGTGTTCCGCGCCTCGCCGCGCCAGGCCGACCTGATGATCGTCGCCGGCCGGTTGTCGAACAAGATGGCCCCCGTGCTGCGCCGCATCTACGACCAGATGTCGGACCCCAAGTGGGTCATCTCGATGGGGGTCTGCGCGACCTCGGGCGGCATGTTCAACAACTACGCGCTGGTGCAGGGCGTCGACCACGTCGTGCCGGTCGACATGTACGTGCCCGGCTGCCCGCCACGTCCGGAGATGCTGATGGACGGGATCCTCAAGCTGCACGCCAAGGTCCGCGGCGAGGAGTTCGCGGACAAGGCGGCGCGCTCATGA
- a CDS encoding NADH-quinone oxidoreductase subunit A, protein MLSDYFPILLLFGLAMLFAAGGAITSAYIGPKAPNPTKLGAYESGNEPLAKIKGTRFTVKFYMVAMLFLIFDVEAVFLYPWAVVFRELGWFGLAQMGIFVVILGVAFVYELGRGGLEWD, encoded by the coding sequence GTGCTCTCCGACTACTTCCCGATCCTGCTGCTGTTCGGGCTGGCGATGCTCTTCGCGGCCGGCGGCGCGATCACCAGTGCCTACATCGGCCCCAAGGCGCCCAACCCCACAAAGCTCGGCGCCTACGAGTCGGGCAACGAACCGCTGGCGAAGATCAAGGGCACGCGCTTCACCGTCAAGTTCTACATGGTGGCGATGCTCTTCCTGATCTTCGACGTCGAGGCGGTGTTCCTCTACCCCTGGGCGGTCGTCTTCCGCGAGCTCGGCTGGTTCGGCCTGGCCCAGATGGGGATCTTCGTGGTGATCCTGGGTGTGGCCTTCGTGTACGAACTCGGCCGTGGAGGCCTGGAATGGGACTAG